The following are encoded in a window of Cryobacterium sp. CG_9.6 genomic DNA:
- a CDS encoding phosphotransferase, producing the protein MARSHLTLAALATSAVSGLDVARTRRHSAGAHGLFDSALLVSSDDRTLIIRVPNTQAAETEQSADLVALRALTAGNRSRLPFDVPEFVGQTPISGTRAVVYELLPGDVFDADALTGHEGVAGSIGRAIAAIHALPTAFVNTAGLPQQSAEQCRTAVIEVIDQAANTGFLPAALLRRWETATDDDALWQFAPTVVHGSFSADSLLVTDDSISGVLGWSALCVGDPARDLHWLLSARGAAAETAIVAYTAARQLGDTRITQRAMLYAELELARWLLHGTVTHNQAIIDDAVGMLDGLVDTVHSHTTHPLSPETGPILGVSDVESMLDQTPRRARVRDQRASMHTDSYNFADLESGEFSRLNDDESDDAGREGAAQPGSSSASSSASDDETGPITLPDTGSGATTDDQARTRSSSE; encoded by the coding sequence ATGGCCAGATCTCATCTCACTCTAGCCGCGTTGGCCACCTCCGCCGTTTCCGGACTCGACGTCGCCCGCACGCGTCGCCACAGCGCCGGCGCGCACGGGTTGTTCGACTCGGCACTCCTCGTCAGCAGTGACGACCGTACGCTGATCATTCGCGTTCCCAACACCCAAGCAGCCGAGACTGAGCAGTCGGCAGACCTTGTTGCGCTGCGCGCCTTGACGGCAGGCAACCGGAGCCGCCTCCCATTTGATGTGCCCGAATTCGTGGGCCAGACTCCCATTTCGGGAACCCGCGCCGTGGTGTACGAGCTGCTGCCCGGTGATGTGTTCGATGCCGATGCTCTCACCGGCCACGAGGGCGTTGCTGGCTCCATTGGCCGCGCGATTGCCGCCATCCATGCCCTCCCCACCGCCTTTGTGAACACCGCTGGCCTGCCACAGCAGAGCGCCGAGCAGTGCCGCACCGCGGTTATTGAGGTGATTGACCAGGCTGCGAACACCGGTTTTCTGCCGGCCGCTCTGTTGCGTCGCTGGGAAACGGCAACGGATGATGACGCCCTGTGGCAATTCGCACCCACGGTGGTGCACGGTTCGTTCTCGGCCGATTCCCTGCTCGTGACCGATGACTCGATCTCGGGTGTTCTCGGTTGGTCTGCGCTGTGCGTGGGTGACCCGGCGCGCGACCTGCACTGGTTGCTGTCAGCCCGGGGGGCGGCGGCGGAAACCGCGATCGTGGCGTACACGGCGGCTAGGCAGCTGGGCGATACCCGCATCACGCAGCGGGCGATGCTCTACGCGGAGCTGGAACTGGCCCGCTGGCTGCTGCACGGAACGGTCACCCACAACCAGGCCATCATCGACGATGCGGTGGGCATGCTCGATGGCCTGGTGGACACGGTGCACAGCCACACCACGCATCCGCTGTCGCCCGAAACCGGCCCGATCCTGGGCGTGAGCGACGTGGAGAGCATGCTCGATCAGACGCCGCGGCGCGCACGCGTGCGCGACCAGCGCGCGTCGATGCACACCGACAGCTACAACTTTGCCGATCTGGAGTCGGGCGAATTTTCTCGTCTGAACGACGACGAGTCCGACGACGCCGGGCGGGAGGGCGCGGCTCAGCCGGGTAGTTCCTCGGCCAGTTCTTCGGCCAGCGACGATGAGACCGGCCCCATCACGCTGCCCGATACCGGCTCGGGTGCCACGACCGACGACCAGGCACGCACCAGGTCGTCTTCCGAGTAG
- the nudC gene encoding NAD(+) diphosphatase produces the protein MPSRLGRLAVAWLFATRHHTIFSAKHGEFTMSFAFTTRLPLSRHAVDRNHTERTIPGLFDELRADASTRVLPLWHGRALLTAPLPPEATAAAGWAGSTVESASLDLVAPLRIPADVLSVYLGRSLADAPQEPAGTRLVAAVLNDEQAVALEPDESLWGGLRTIVTALSDRDAGLFTEALGVVNWHGSHSHCPRCGTQTLPQDGGWVRRCPSCGNQVFPRTDPAIIVLITDSQDRLLLGSNAMWENNRYSLLAGFVEPGEPLEAAVVREMFEESGLRVTRPVYLGSQPWPFPASIMCGFRAELADGQAATGLLPDGEEILDLRWFSRQELRDAADWLILPGASSIAHAMIEQWLAGDTNGSLAPQP, from the coding sequence ATGCCTTCTAGGTTAGGTCGACTTGCCGTCGCGTGGTTATTCGCCACGCGCCACCACACCATTTTTAGCGCCAAGCACGGGGAATTCACCATGTCGTTCGCCTTCACGACGCGGCTACCGCTGTCCCGACACGCGGTAGACCGCAACCACACCGAGCGCACCATCCCCGGACTCTTCGATGAGCTCCGAGCGGATGCCTCCACTCGCGTCTTACCCCTGTGGCATGGTCGAGCGCTGCTCACCGCGCCGCTCCCGCCAGAGGCGACCGCTGCCGCCGGCTGGGCGGGCTCCACCGTGGAGTCGGCCAGCCTCGATCTCGTGGCGCCGCTCCGGATCCCTGCAGATGTGCTGAGCGTGTACCTTGGTCGTTCGTTGGCGGATGCCCCGCAGGAACCGGCGGGAACCCGCCTGGTGGCCGCCGTGCTGAACGACGAGCAGGCCGTGGCCCTCGAACCCGACGAGTCGCTCTGGGGTGGGCTGCGCACCATTGTCACCGCCCTGTCCGACCGCGATGCCGGGCTCTTCACCGAGGCTCTCGGTGTGGTCAACTGGCACGGTTCCCACTCGCACTGCCCGCGCTGTGGTACCCAAACCCTGCCCCAAGACGGCGGCTGGGTGCGACGATGCCCCTCTTGTGGCAATCAGGTCTTTCCGCGTACCGATCCGGCCATCATCGTTCTCATCACCGACTCGCAGGATCGCCTCCTTCTGGGTTCCAACGCCATGTGGGAAAACAACCGCTACTCCCTGCTGGCCGGTTTCGTCGAGCCGGGCGAGCCACTTGAAGCGGCTGTTGTTCGGGAAATGTTCGAGGAGTCGGGCCTTCGAGTGACCCGACCGGTTTACCTGGGGTCCCAGCCGTGGCCGTTCCCCGCATCGATCATGTGCGGCTTCCGGGCCGAGCTCGCTGACGGCCAGGCCGCCACCGGGCTACTTCCCGACGGTGAGGAGATTCTCGACCTGCGCTGGTTCAGCCGGCAGGAACTGCGGGACGCCGCCGATTGGCTCATTCTGCCCGGTGCCTCCTCGATCGCCCACGCCATGATCGAGCAGTGGCTCGCCGGCGACACCAACGGTTCGCTGGCACCCCAACCGTGA
- a CDS encoding ATP-dependent helicase: MTVTAESLLAGLDDQQRVAAEALVGPVCMLAGAGTGKTRAITHRIAYGVLSGAYAPNRVMALTFTARSAAELRGRLRQLGAGGVAARTFHAAAMSQLNYFWPHVVGGVAPRILDGKGRLLGHSAEALRLKLDTPTLRDLAAEIEWRKTSGLSIDQYAAGSAARTLPGRLDLDQTVALQQTYERLKDERKQIDFEDVLLAMAGMIEAEPSVALQVREQYRFFVVDEYQDVSPLQQELLTLWLGDRRDLCVVGDASQTIYSFAGARSEYLLDFPKRYEDATVVRLEQNYRSTPPIVAAANQLMRGRPGALTLHSTSTVPGVDPQVRDYPNDMAEARGVAQQILELTDAGAKPEDIAVLFRVNVQAALLETALGDVGVSYQIRGAKRFFDLQEVKQAVMSLRAASVSIIGEPLFKSVSDVLRSLGWSQTAPEARGAVCDRWESLNAIMGLVDNAAPGTTFRAFTDELMERQAGQHEPTVSAVTLATMHSAKGLEWDNVFVVGLSEGLVPISFANTFEQIDEERRLLYVGITRARKRLGLSWSKLGQQQRSGRERSRFLAELGTRTARAPGARSV, translated from the coding sequence GTGACGGTAACGGCCGAATCTCTCCTTGCCGGGCTGGACGATCAGCAGCGCGTCGCCGCGGAGGCACTCGTGGGCCCGGTGTGCATGCTCGCCGGTGCCGGCACCGGAAAAACCCGCGCCATCACCCACCGCATCGCGTATGGGGTGCTGAGTGGCGCGTATGCGCCCAACCGGGTGATGGCACTCACCTTCACCGCGCGGTCGGCCGCGGAACTGCGTGGTCGACTGCGTCAGCTGGGCGCCGGCGGGGTGGCCGCCCGCACGTTCCACGCCGCGGCCATGTCGCAGCTGAACTACTTCTGGCCGCACGTGGTCGGGGGAGTGGCTCCGCGAATCCTCGACGGCAAGGGGCGACTACTCGGCCACTCGGCTGAGGCTTTGCGACTCAAACTGGACACCCCCACCCTGCGCGACCTTGCCGCCGAGATCGAATGGCGCAAGACGAGCGGACTCAGCATCGATCAGTATGCCGCCGGCAGTGCCGCGCGCACGCTACCCGGCCGCCTCGACCTCGACCAGACGGTGGCCCTGCAGCAAACGTATGAGCGGCTCAAAGATGAGCGCAAGCAGATTGATTTCGAAGATGTGCTGCTCGCCATGGCCGGAATGATCGAGGCCGAACCATCGGTTGCCCTGCAGGTGCGCGAGCAATATCGCTTCTTCGTCGTGGACGAATACCAGGACGTGTCGCCCCTGCAACAGGAGCTGCTTACCCTGTGGCTGGGTGACCGCCGCGACCTCTGCGTGGTGGGGGACGCGAGTCAAACCATCTACTCGTTTGCGGGCGCTCGAAGCGAATACCTCCTCGACTTCCCCAAGCGCTACGAAGACGCCACCGTGGTGCGGCTGGAGCAGAACTACCGGTCAACGCCGCCCATCGTGGCCGCCGCCAACCAGCTCATGCGTGGCCGCCCCGGTGCTCTCACCCTGCACTCCACCTCAACCGTTCCCGGGGTTGACCCGCAGGTGCGCGACTACCCCAACGACATGGCGGAGGCGCGCGGTGTCGCTCAACAGATTCTCGAACTCACGGATGCCGGAGCCAAACCCGAAGACATCGCGGTGCTGTTTCGGGTGAACGTGCAGGCTGCGCTGCTCGAAACCGCGCTCGGCGACGTGGGGGTCAGCTACCAGATTCGAGGAGCCAAGAGGTTCTTCGACCTGCAGGAGGTGAAGCAGGCGGTGATGTCGCTCCGCGCGGCATCCGTGTCGATCATTGGCGAACCGCTATTCAAAAGCGTCAGCGATGTGCTGCGTTCCCTCGGCTGGAGCCAGACCGCACCCGAGGCGCGGGGCGCGGTGTGCGACCGGTGGGAATCCCTGAACGCAATCATGGGCCTCGTGGACAATGCCGCACCGGGCACCACCTTTCGGGCTTTCACAGACGAGCTGATGGAACGGCAGGCCGGCCAGCATGAGCCCACCGTTTCGGCCGTCACGCTCGCCACAATGCACTCCGCCAAGGGGCTTGAGTGGGACAACGTTTTTGTGGTGGGTCTCAGTGAGGGACTCGTGCCCATCAGCTTCGCGAACACGTTCGAGCAGATCGATGAGGAGCGCCGCCTGCTGTACGTGGGCATCACACGCGCCAGGAAGCGACTCGGCCTGAGCTGGTCGAAGCTGGGCCAGCAGCAGCGATCGGGTCGGGAACGGTCTCGTTTTCTGGCAGAGCTTGGCACGCGCACCGCCCGTGCACCAGGTGCACGCAGCGTCTGA
- the adhP gene encoding alcohol dehydrogenase AdhP, producing MHAAVVTTFGQKLTIDEVAVPQPGPGQALVKLISTGVCHTDLHAVEGDWPVKPSPPFIPGHEGVGEVVALGAGVTNLEIGERVGNAWLWSACGSCQYCRTGWETLCEAQQNGGYSVNGSFGEYMLVDARFAVKIPAGSDPIEIAPMLCAGVTVYKGLKMTEARPGQWVVISGIGGLGHIAVQYAKAMGLRVAAVDIAEDKLALARKHGAEIVVNALTEDPIAAIQKATGGAHGVLVTAVHPAAFGQAIGMMRRGGTIVFNGLPPGDFPAPIFDIVLKGLTIRGSIVGTRQDMEEALEFYARGEIHPTVATRRLNEVNEVLDEMKRGKIDGRVVIEY from the coding sequence ATGCACGCAGCGGTCGTGACCACATTCGGGCAGAAACTCACCATTGATGAGGTGGCGGTCCCCCAGCCCGGCCCCGGCCAGGCACTCGTGAAACTCATCAGCACCGGCGTGTGCCACACCGATCTCCATGCCGTGGAGGGTGACTGGCCGGTGAAGCCGAGCCCGCCGTTCATTCCCGGCCATGAGGGTGTCGGCGAGGTCGTGGCCCTCGGTGCCGGCGTCACGAACCTGGAGATCGGCGAGCGGGTGGGTAACGCCTGGCTCTGGTCGGCCTGTGGCAGCTGCCAGTACTGCCGCACGGGCTGGGAAACCCTCTGTGAGGCACAGCAGAACGGCGGCTACAGCGTGAACGGATCGTTCGGCGAGTACATGCTCGTTGATGCCCGCTTCGCCGTGAAGATTCCGGCGGGCTCCGACCCGATCGAGATCGCCCCCATGCTCTGCGCCGGCGTCACGGTGTACAAGGGTCTCAAAATGACCGAAGCCCGACCCGGCCAGTGGGTTGTCATCTCCGGAATCGGTGGCCTCGGCCACATTGCCGTGCAGTACGCCAAGGCCATGGGCCTGCGCGTAGCCGCAGTGGACATCGCCGAGGACAAGCTCGCCCTCGCCCGCAAGCACGGCGCCGAAATCGTCGTGAATGCCCTCACCGAAGACCCGATCGCGGCCATTCAGAAAGCAACCGGCGGCGCCCACGGCGTGCTCGTGACCGCCGTGCACCCGGCCGCTTTCGGCCAGGCCATCGGCATGATGCGGCGCGGCGGAACGATCGTGTTCAACGGTCTGCCGCCGGGAGACTTCCCCGCCCCCATTTTCGATATCGTGCTCAAGGGCCTCACCATCCGGGGTTCCATCGTGGGTACGCGTCAGGACATGGAGGAAGCTCTCGAGTTCTACGCTCGCGGTGAGATCCACCCCACGGTCGCCACCCGCCGGCTCAACGAGGTGAATGAGGTGCTCGACGAGATGAAGCGCGGCAAGATCGACGGTCGCGTCGTCATCGAATACTGA
- a CDS encoding zinc-dependent metalloprotease has product MLRDILSGNSSIDPSQLAGAAGLAGDPASLAALMKQLQGALNSSQGSTGVNWDIALTQGQERAANGQLSPTDDQQAQLKQAFHIAALWLDDVISVAELTVEPRLMTRREWVTATMPLWTQLAEPVATSISDSLTRVLTEQAPKEMQGMIANASQIVRSVGGTLFAMQLGQVVGQLASEVVSGGDVGIPLLGEQQAALLPQNVAVFGAGLDVPDDQVQIYLAVRELAHARLFRHARWLRLHLISSITEFARGITIDSSRLEDLAASFDPANPEELQRAMADGSLIPPKSDAQLQALGRLETMLALIEGWVDVVTVEATSRLPKADAIAETVKRRRASGGPAESAFATLVGLELRPRRLREAAAMWQAITDAVGNEARDALWAHPDIGPSSEDIDDPTQLIARLTSASSGTAPELDDLDRALEDLLRDDGTERPIEE; this is encoded by the coding sequence ATGCTGCGGGACATTCTCTCGGGCAATTCGTCCATCGATCCGAGCCAACTTGCCGGAGCGGCCGGACTTGCCGGCGATCCCGCCAGCCTCGCCGCGCTCATGAAGCAGCTGCAGGGTGCTCTCAACTCCAGCCAAGGTTCCACGGGCGTGAACTGGGACATCGCACTCACCCAGGGTCAGGAGCGCGCCGCGAACGGCCAGCTCAGCCCGACCGACGATCAGCAAGCGCAGCTCAAGCAGGCCTTCCATATTGCCGCGCTCTGGCTAGACGACGTGATCTCCGTGGCCGAACTCACCGTGGAGCCGCGCCTGATGACCCGCCGCGAGTGGGTCACGGCCACCATGCCGCTCTGGACCCAGCTGGCGGAACCCGTGGCCACCAGCATCTCTGATTCCCTCACTCGTGTGCTCACCGAGCAGGCACCCAAGGAAATGCAGGGCATGATCGCCAACGCCAGCCAGATCGTGCGCAGCGTGGGCGGAACGCTCTTCGCCATGCAGCTCGGGCAGGTTGTCGGTCAGCTCGCCAGCGAGGTTGTCTCCGGTGGGGACGTGGGGATTCCCCTTCTCGGCGAGCAGCAGGCAGCACTTCTCCCCCAGAATGTGGCGGTTTTCGGTGCGGGCCTCGATGTTCCCGACGATCAGGTGCAGATCTACCTGGCCGTGCGCGAGCTGGCCCATGCGCGCCTGTTCCGCCACGCACGCTGGCTGCGTCTGCACCTCATCAGCTCCATTACCGAGTTCGCGCGCGGCATCACTATTGATTCGAGCCGCCTCGAAGACCTCGCCGCCAGCTTCGACCCGGCCAACCCCGAAGAACTGCAGCGGGCCATGGCAGACGGTTCGCTCATTCCCCCCAAGTCCGACGCCCAGTTGCAGGCGCTCGGTCGCCTCGAAACCATGCTGGCGCTCATTGAGGGCTGGGTCGACGTGGTCACGGTCGAGGCCACGAGTCGCCTCCCCAAGGCCGACGCGATCGCCGAGACGGTGAAACGACGCCGCGCCTCGGGTGGCCCGGCCGAATCGGCCTTCGCAACCCTGGTGGGCCTGGAGCTGCGCCCGCGCCGCCTCCGTGAAGCCGCAGCAATGTGGCAAGCCATAACAGATGCCGTGGGCAACGAAGCGAGAGACGCCCTGTGGGCGCACCCCGATATCGGTCCGTCATCGGAGGATATTGACGATCCCACACAGCTGATTGCTCGTTTGACGAGCGCGTCGTCGGGGACCGCGCCCGAACTTGACGATCTGGATCGTGCCCTCGAAGACCTGCTTCGCGACGATGGCACGGAGCGCCCGATCGAGGAGTAA
- a CDS encoding S16 family serine protease, whose protein sequence is MALFTDESSEMGGSTRRRGGRKGWIVLAVALVAGVSLGIVPSPYVIEQPGPVFNTLGTAPNADDVETPLIQIDGEPVYPTKGTLDLLTVSLFGNQENRPGWLAVAAAWLDPSKAVIPVDQAFPANVTTEQRDTQNQTAMVNSQQDAIAAALTNLDYEYPSTVTVADVPDGSPAAELLVVGDVVTSVDGTTVGNITELRAALQVLGADAPVSVGIIRDGVALTESVTPIVNAGNVVLGISVTTNYEFPFTVKLELDRVGGPSAGMMFALGIIDKLTPGELQGGARVAGTGTIDQTGAVGPIGGIQQKLYGATDAGASWFLAPADNCDEVTGHIPDGLTVFSVATLDDALAALDVIRTGGDPESLPSCPTK, encoded by the coding sequence GTGGCTCTTTTCACCGATGAGTCCAGCGAGATGGGCGGATCGACCCGTCGACGTGGCGGGCGCAAGGGGTGGATTGTTCTTGCCGTTGCCCTCGTGGCCGGCGTGAGTCTCGGAATTGTTCCCTCCCCGTACGTGATCGAACAGCCCGGACCGGTTTTCAATACGCTCGGGACCGCACCCAACGCTGACGACGTAGAAACCCCCCTGATTCAGATCGACGGTGAGCCCGTGTATCCCACGAAGGGCACACTCGATCTACTCACGGTGTCGCTGTTCGGTAATCAGGAAAACCGCCCGGGCTGGCTTGCTGTTGCCGCAGCCTGGCTTGACCCAAGCAAAGCTGTCATCCCGGTTGATCAGGCCTTTCCTGCCAACGTGACCACAGAGCAGCGAGACACTCAAAACCAGACGGCAATGGTGAACTCGCAGCAGGACGCCATCGCCGCGGCCCTCACCAATCTTGACTATGAGTACCCGAGCACGGTCACCGTAGCGGATGTGCCCGACGGGTCCCCGGCCGCCGAGCTTCTCGTTGTCGGCGATGTCGTCACGAGTGTGGATGGAACGACCGTGGGCAACATCACTGAGTTGCGGGCAGCCCTGCAGGTTCTCGGAGCGGATGCCCCGGTGTCCGTCGGCATCATCCGTGACGGAGTTGCCCTCACCGAGTCGGTGACTCCCATCGTGAACGCGGGCAATGTGGTGCTCGGTATCAGCGTCACGACGAACTACGAGTTTCCCTTCACGGTGAAACTGGAACTGGACCGGGTCGGTGGACCCAGCGCCGGCATGATGTTTGCGCTCGGAATCATTGACAAACTCACACCCGGCGAGTTGCAGGGCGGTGCCCGGGTGGCAGGAACGGGCACGATCGATCAGACCGGTGCGGTGGGCCCCATCGGCGGCATTCAGCAAAAGCTCTACGGAGCGACGGACGCTGGGGCGTCCTGGTTCCTCGCCCCAGCCGACAATTGCGACGAGGTGACGGGTCATATCCCCGACGGACTCACCGTGTTCTCGGTTGCGACCCTCGACGATGCCCTGGCGGCCCTCGACGTCATTCGCACCGGCGGCGACCCAGAAAGCCTGCCCAGCTGCCCGACAAAATGA
- a CDS encoding UPF0182 family protein, whose translation MTSSPDSAPRRGRTPLAITAAIIAGLVILFFIFAGLYTDVLWFDQLGFLNVLTTQWIATAVLFLIGFIAMAVPVWISIQIAYRKRPVYAKLNSQLDRYQQVIEPLRRLAMYGIPALLGLFAGVAAATRWQVVLMWLNRSEVGRSDPQFGFDISFYLFDLPFYQAVLGFASAVVLISALVALATSYLYGSIRVSGREVIIAKAARVQIAVTAAVYLLLQAVSIWFDQYSTLTNQGSLITGASYTDVFATIPSRAILAGIAGVVALLFILTAIIGRWRLPIIGTALLIISSLLIGSLYPWVVQRFQVDPSAKSLEAPYIEKNIDLTRDAYNIADVEEIPYNATTTAESGALRADATTTANIRILDPALVSDSFGQLEQFRQYYQFPSNLDVDRYMIDGKSQDTVVAVRDLDLTGLNTGNTWVNATTVYTHGYGIVAAYGNQRSADGQPVFLESGIPTSGALGEFEPRIYFGETSPEYSIVGAPEGTDPIELDYPSGTDGSGQTYTTFSGDGGPKLDNPFKQLIYALKFQSEQVFLANAVNDKSQILYDRDPITRVQKVAPYLTLDSDAYPSVVDGRVQWIIDGYTTSANYPYSTPVSLSDAITDTETPPQPFALDSINYMRNSVKATVDAYSGEVTLYAWDENEPMLETWQKIFPSTLKPMSEMSGDLMSHVRYPADLFKVQRAILGQYHVTDPGSFYSKDDAWISPNDPDSPASNPTLQPPYYLTMQVPGQDAPSFSLYTTFQPEATGESSRNVLYGYLAVDADAGAVDGERAEGYGKMRLLTLPKDGTVPGPGQVQNVFNADPAVSTELNLLRQGSSTVLNGNLLTLPVGGGLLYVQPVYVQSTGETSYPLLQKVLVAFGDQIAFEDTLDSALDVLFGGDSGAAAGDTTVPITDTDTSTTSPTDGTDTSTDSSTDTSTTPPTTSTGNSATDAELKSLLATANTALTEKQAALASGDFAAFGVADKKLSETIASMLALLGE comes from the coding sequence GTGACATCTTCACCCGACAGCGCTCCACGACGGGGCCGAACCCCGCTTGCCATCACGGCAGCGATCATTGCGGGGTTGGTGATCCTGTTCTTTATCTTTGCCGGACTGTACACAGATGTCTTGTGGTTTGACCAACTCGGGTTCCTCAACGTTCTGACCACTCAGTGGATCGCCACGGCCGTATTGTTCCTCATTGGCTTCATCGCCATGGCCGTTCCTGTCTGGATCAGCATTCAGATTGCGTACCGCAAGCGCCCGGTCTACGCCAAGCTCAACTCGCAGCTCGATCGCTACCAGCAGGTGATTGAGCCGCTTCGCCGCCTCGCCATGTACGGCATCCCGGCGCTCCTGGGACTCTTCGCCGGTGTGGCCGCGGCCACACGCTGGCAGGTTGTGCTCATGTGGCTCAACCGCAGCGAGGTGGGTCGCAGCGACCCGCAGTTCGGTTTCGACATCTCGTTCTACCTCTTTGACCTTCCGTTCTATCAGGCGGTTCTGGGCTTCGCCTCGGCGGTCGTGCTGATCTCCGCGCTCGTCGCACTCGCCACCAGCTACCTCTACGGATCTATCCGCGTCAGCGGCCGTGAGGTCATCATCGCCAAAGCTGCGCGCGTGCAGATCGCCGTGACGGCGGCCGTCTACCTGCTCCTGCAGGCCGTGAGTATCTGGTTCGACCAGTACTCCACCCTTACAAACCAGGGCAGCCTCATCACGGGTGCAAGCTACACGGATGTCTTCGCCACGATCCCGAGCCGGGCGATCCTTGCCGGCATCGCGGGCGTCGTTGCGCTGCTCTTCATTCTCACCGCCATCATTGGCCGCTGGCGGCTGCCGATCATCGGTACCGCGCTGCTGATCATCTCCAGCCTGCTGATCGGTTCGCTCTACCCCTGGGTTGTTCAGCGTTTTCAGGTTGACCCCAGCGCGAAGTCGCTCGAGGCGCCGTACATCGAAAAGAACATCGACCTCACCCGCGACGCCTACAACATCGCGGACGTGGAAGAGATCCCGTATAACGCCACCACCACCGCAGAATCCGGTGCGCTTCGTGCCGACGCCACCACGACGGCCAACATTCGTATCCTCGACCCGGCTCTCGTCAGCGACTCCTTCGGCCAGCTCGAGCAGTTCCGTCAGTATTACCAGTTCCCGTCGAACCTCGACGTTGACCGGTACATGATCGACGGCAAGTCGCAGGACACGGTCGTCGCCGTTCGTGACCTCGACCTCACCGGACTCAACACCGGAAACACCTGGGTGAACGCCACAACCGTGTACACCCACGGTTACGGCATTGTTGCCGCCTACGGAAACCAGCGTTCCGCAGATGGCCAGCCCGTGTTCCTGGAGTCTGGTATTCCCACGTCGGGTGCGCTCGGTGAGTTCGAGCCGCGCATCTACTTCGGTGAGACCTCGCCCGAGTACTCCATTGTCGGGGCGCCGGAAGGCACCGACCCGATTGAGCTGGACTACCCGTCGGGAACCGACGGTTCGGGACAGACCTATACGACGTTCTCCGGCGACGGTGGACCGAAGCTGGACAACCCGTTCAAGCAGCTCATCTACGCCCTCAAGTTCCAGTCGGAGCAGGTATTCCTCGCGAACGCCGTCAACGACAAATCGCAGATTCTGTACGACCGCGACCCGATCACACGCGTGCAGAAGGTTGCTCCGTACCTCACCCTCGACTCTGACGCCTACCCCTCGGTTGTCGACGGACGAGTGCAGTGGATCATCGACGGTTACACAACGTCGGCGAACTACCCGTACTCCACTCCGGTGAGCCTCAGCGATGCCATCACCGACACGGAGACGCCGCCGCAGCCTTTCGCGCTGGACAGCATCAACTACATGCGCAACTCGGTTAAGGCAACCGTCGACGCCTACAGCGGTGAGGTCACCCTCTACGCCTGGGACGAAAACGAGCCGATGTTGGAGACGTGGCAGAAGATCTTCCCCTCGACGCTCAAGCCCATGAGCGAGATGAGTGGCGATCTGATGAGCCACGTGCGCTACCCCGCCGACCTGTTCAAGGTGCAGCGTGCGATCCTCGGTCAGTACCACGTGACCGACCCGGGTTCGTTCTACTCCAAGGACGATGCCTGGATCTCGCCGAACGACCCGGACTCGCCCGCGTCGAACCCCACCCTGCAGCCCCCGTACTACCTCACCATGCAGGTTCCGGGTCAGGACGCTCCTTCGTTCTCGCTCTACACGACATTCCAGCCTGAAGCCACCGGAGAATCCAGCAGAAACGTGCTGTACGGCTACCTCGCCGTCGACGCCGATGCCGGTGCGGTGGATGGTGAACGTGCCGAAGGCTACGGAAAGATGAGGCTGCTCACGCTGCCGAAGGACGGTACGGTGCCTGGCCCCGGTCAGGTTCAGAACGTCTTCAACGCCGACCCCGCCGTCTCCACCGAGCTGAACCTGCTACGCCAGGGATCCTCGACGGTGCTCAACGGAAACCTGCTGACCCTCCCGGTCGGTGGCGGACTGCTCTACGTGCAGCCGGTCTACGTGCAGTCCACGGGTGAGACCAGCTACCCGCTGCTGCAGAAGGTGCTTGTTGCCTTCGGTGACCAGATCGCGTTCGAGGACACCCTCGACAGTGCCCTCGACGTCCTCTTCGGCGGTGACTCCGGTGCCGCTGCCGGTGACACCACGGTGCCCATCACCGATACGGACACGTCGACGACGAGCCCCACCGATGGCACAGACACGAGCACAGACTCGAGCACGGATACGAGCACGACACCGCCGACGACCTCGACCGGAAACTCGGCCACGGACGCTGAGCTCAAGTCACTACTCGCCACCGCCAACACGGCGTTGACCGAGAAGCAGGCTGCCCTGGCGTCGGGTGACTTCGCGGCATTCGGTGTCGCCGACAAGAAGCTCTCCGAGACGATTGCCAGCATGCTGGCGCTGCTCGGCGAGTAG